The Actinomycetota bacterium DNA window CCCGCGGGGACGGCGACGAGTCCGATCACGAGCGCGAGCGCGCCCAACCTCCTGCCACGACGCATACGTCCCCTCCTCACCCCAGTTGTGGTCCCGTGGTCGGAGTTCTCCGAGGGGCGCCCGATCCCTGCCTTCAGAGGATCTGGCGGACGAGCACGGCGACCGCGGACACCGCGCACAACCCGAGCACCGCCGGCCTCGTCCACCCCTTGTCCAACGCGGCCTTCGTGCGCGAGGAGACGGCGAACCCGACCAGCAGCCCGGGTATGAGGGCGGCGGACGCCTTCACCTGCTCGGGTCCGAATCGGCCGACGACCGCGAGAGTGACGAGCGACAGGGACGCGCCCACCACGAAGAACCCGGAGAGCGTTCCCCGGATGTCGGCTCCCGTCCGCCGCTGGTAGAGCAGGGCCATGGGTGGCCCGCCGATGGACGAGACCGTGCCCATGAGCCCGGACAACGCGCCCGCGCCCAGCAGCGTGGGCAGGGT harbors:
- a CDS encoding sulfite exporter TauE/SafE family protein, producing MTLVELAAASAVCALGATVQGSLGFGLNLVAVPVLVAIDPGLVPGPALVAALVLTILIAHRERATIDLFGVRWAFVGRVPGTLAGGAAVSLLPERDLVVILAAMVLLGVAMSAGGWSVEPTLPTLLGAGALSGLMGTVSSIGGPPMALLYQRRTGADIRGTLSGFFVVGASLSLVTLAVVGRFGPEQVKASAALIPGLLVGFAVSSRTKAALDKGWTRPAVLGLCAVSAVAVLVRQIL